Proteins encoded together in one Bacteroides ovatus window:
- a CDS encoding DUF3987 domain-containing protein, whose amino-acid sequence MTDIESLCRLTEAVEAAGADIAPTYLEYVQLSFAIATDCGEAGRDFFHRLCRVSPKYQHEHAERVFSNALHTQRGEVHLGTAFHLAEATGVSICIEEMPKHPTGTKGTAGTARKFPTHTGACNKVGNDNISDDKEGEEELLPGSEPQHQLPTFPENDWPEFLQRIIKAGSSPIQHDIMLLGALTALGACMSRHVRCLYGGKYHHPSLQCFVVAPSASGKGILSYIRLLVEPIHDEIRKEVTIQMKAYKKEKAEYDAMGKERTKKEAPQMPPNRMFLISGNNTGTGILQNIMDSDGTGLICEAEADTLSTAIGSDHGHWSDTLRKAFDHDRLSYNRRTDQEYREVKKSYLSVLISGTPSQVQTFIPTAEDGSYSRQLYYYMCGISKWISQFMDNEIDWEEIFTAMGLEWKEKLSVIKTHGIHTLQLTDEQKEEIDTVFSDLFERSSVANGREMYSFVARLAVNLCRIMSEVAVLRALESPQPYDFKTSPTSPFTPDKEIPTDNRKDDIITRWDVSISQEDFHAVLSLAEPLYCHATHILSFLPNTEISHRPNADRDYLFQKLGDEFTRTQLLEEAVAMGIKENTALTWLKRLTKHGKLISMDGKGLYTRACVYE is encoded by the coding sequence ATGACCGATATTGAATCTTTATGCCGTCTCACCGAAGCAGTCGAAGCGGCAGGAGCGGACATTGCTCCCACCTATCTTGAATACGTACAATTGTCATTCGCCATCGCAACGGATTGCGGTGAAGCAGGACGTGACTTTTTCCATCGCCTGTGCCGGGTGTCTCCCAAGTATCAGCACGAACATGCCGAACGGGTATTCTCCAACGCACTCCACACCCAACGTGGAGAAGTGCACTTAGGCACCGCTTTCCACCTGGCCGAAGCGACGGGAGTAAGCATCTGCATAGAAGAAATGCCCAAACATCCCACAGGTACAAAAGGTACAGCAGGTACAGCACGCAAATTTCCCACACACACGGGCGCGTGTAATAAGGTGGGAAATGACAATATCTCCGATGATAAAGAAGGGGAAGAAGAACTATTACCGGGCAGTGAACCGCAACATCAATTGCCCACTTTTCCGGAAAACGACTGGCCGGAATTTTTGCAACGTATCATAAAAGCCGGGAGCAGCCCAATACAACACGACATCATGTTATTGGGAGCGCTCACTGCCCTAGGTGCTTGTATGTCGCGCCACGTGCGATGCCTATATGGCGGCAAATACCATCACCCCAGCCTCCAATGTTTCGTAGTGGCTCCTTCGGCTTCCGGCAAAGGTATCCTTTCCTACATCCGCTTACTCGTGGAACCTATCCACGACGAGATCCGCAAAGAAGTGACCATACAGATGAAAGCATACAAAAAAGAGAAAGCCGAGTACGATGCAATGGGAAAAGAACGAACCAAAAAGGAGGCTCCACAAATGCCCCCTAACAGGATGTTCCTCATTTCGGGCAACAACACCGGTACGGGTATCCTACAAAACATCATGGACTCCGACGGAACCGGACTTATCTGCGAAGCGGAAGCGGACACCCTTTCCACCGCCATCGGATCGGACCACGGTCATTGGAGCGATACCCTGCGCAAAGCGTTCGACCACGACCGCTTGTCCTACAACCGCCGCACCGACCAGGAATACCGGGAAGTGAAGAAAAGCTATCTTTCCGTCCTGATTTCGGGTACACCGTCGCAGGTGCAAACTTTCATTCCGACGGCAGAAGACGGATCATACTCCCGCCAATTATATTATTACATGTGCGGAATCAGTAAATGGATCAGCCAATTTATGGACAACGAGATAGATTGGGAGGAGATATTCACCGCTATGGGACTGGAATGGAAAGAAAAGTTGAGCGTGATAAAAACACACGGCATTCATACCCTGCAACTTACGGATGAACAAAAAGAAGAAATCGACACCGTCTTTTCCGACTTGTTTGAACGCTCCAGTGTAGCTAATGGAAGGGAAATGTATAGTTTTGTGGCACGTCTGGCCGTCAATCTATGCAGAATCATGTCGGAAGTAGCCGTATTGCGTGCCCTCGAAAGCCCGCAGCCCTACGACTTCAAGACCTCTCCCACCTCTCCTTTCACACCGGACAAGGAGATTCCTACGGACAACCGCAAAGATGACATCATCACTCGTTGGGATGTATCCATTTCACAGGAAGACTTTCATGCTGTGCTTAGTCTTGCGGAACCTCTCTACTGTCATGCCACGCATATTCTATCGTTCCTCCCCAATACAGAAATCAGCCACCGTCCTAATGCCGATCGTGATTATCTCTTCCAGAAACTGGGTGATGAATTTACTCGTACACAGTTACTGGAAGAAGCAGTTGCCATGGGAATTAAAGAAAACACAGCCCTCACTTGGCTGAAGCGTCTCACCAAACACGGAAAATTAATCAGTATGGACGGTAAAGGGTTGTATACGCGTGCGTGTGTGTATGAGTGA
- a CDS encoding DUF4248 domain-containing protein gives MSEFKIRAYGRMELAQLYSPQLTDIAAYRKMKKWISLCPGLLQRLYDLGYESKRRSFTPLEVRVIVDALGEP, from the coding sequence ATGAGTGAATTTAAAATACGTGCTTACGGGCGCATGGAACTGGCGCAACTCTATTCTCCGCAACTAACTGACATCGCTGCCTATCGAAAGATGAAGAAATGGATCTCTTTGTGCCCCGGACTTCTGCAACGCCTGTACGACTTAGGCTACGAATCAAAGCGACGCTCATTCACACCGTTGGAGGTGAGAGTTATTGTGGATGCTTTAGGAGAGCCTTAA
- a CDS encoding smalltalk protein, with product MSKSSSSRSVWSLVLKIVITVATAIGGVFGIQSCM from the coding sequence ATGAGTAAATCATCATCTTCCCGCTCTGTATGGAGCTTAGTTCTCAAAATCGTTATCACTGTAGCCACCGCCATCGGAGGTGTGTTCGGAATACAAAGTTGCATGTAA
- a CDS encoding N-acetylmuramoyl-L-alanine amidase yields the protein MRTITLIIIHCSATPEGKSLSAEACRQDHILHRGFRDIGYHFYITRDGEIHRGRALEKIGAHCRNHNAHSVGVCYEGGLDANGKPKDTRTLEQKGALLALLRELKRQFPKALVVGHRDLNPMKGCPCFDAVKEYAEITSF from the coding sequence ATGCGGACTATTACATTAATTATCATTCATTGCAGTGCCACGCCGGAAGGAAAGTCCCTTTCGGCGGAGGCTTGCCGACAGGATCATATCTTGCACCGTGGTTTCCGTGATATTGGCTATCATTTTTACATCACTCGTGATGGGGAGATTCACCGGGGACGTGCGTTAGAAAAGATCGGGGCACACTGCCGTAATCATAATGCCCATTCGGTTGGTGTTTGTTATGAGGGAGGGCTGGATGCGAACGGAAAACCGAAAGATACGCGTACACTGGAACAAAAAGGAGCTTTGCTTGCTTTGTTGAGGGAGTTGAAAAGGCAGTTTCCGAAAGCACTGGTCGTGGGACACCGGGACTTAAATCCGATGAAAGGATGTCCGTGTTTTGATGCGGTGAAAGAGTATGCAGAAATAACATCCTTTTAG
- the tnpA gene encoding IS66 family insertion sequence element accessory protein TnpA translates to MLYKQFQVSGQIVRDFCKEQGIREARFYFWVRKFKESVVSTLEQSDNFILISQSTVDFHVMLKLNIYNKMEKCRDSCDKHESLHLVD, encoded by the coding sequence GTGCTATATAAGCAATTTCAGGTTTCGGGCCAAATAGTCCGTGACTTCTGCAAGGAACAAGGAATCCGCGAGGCTCGCTTTTACTTTTGGGTCAGAAAGTTTAAAGAAAGCGTTGTCTCGACATTGGAACAGTCCGACAACTTCATTCTTATAAGTCAATCCACTGTGGATTTTCACGTTATGTTAAAATTGAACATTTACAATAAGATGGAAAAATGTAGGGATTCATGTGACAAACATGAATCCCTACATTTAGTAGATTAG
- a CDS encoding WbuC family cupin fold metalloprotein — MIEINKNLISELFDKALTNPRLRQNYDLRTSPDDGGQRMLNALMPGTQVPIHRHPNSNENVLLICGKLIEIVYDNDSNEVERIHLDPSVGNFGCVVPAGAWHIVEVLEPSIIYEVKDGKYGEDGTETFDEYRAKRDSVSTEESFTNSLGDLKKNIEYIIGMERQSGSMDVISPLYVSRMLNIPLEDVEKAMKEL, encoded by the coding sequence ATGATTGAAATTAACAAGAATTTAATATCAGAACTCTTTGATAAGGCTTTGACAAATCCTCGACTTCGTCAGAATTACGACCTAAGAACTAGTCCTGACGATGGCGGTCAGCGTATGCTGAATGCTCTTATGCCAGGAACGCAGGTTCCTATCCATCGTCACCCAAACAGCAATGAAAATGTTCTGCTTATTTGTGGAAAGCTCATTGAGATTGTCTATGACAACGATAGCAACGAGGTGGAGCGTATTCACCTCGATCCATCTGTTGGCAATTTCGGATGTGTTGTACCAGCTGGTGCTTGGCACATTGTAGAGGTCTTGGAACCGTCTATCATTTATGAAGTAAAGGATGGTAAGTATGGCGAGGATGGTACTGAAACATTTGACGAGTACAGAGCAAAGAGGGATTCTGTCTCAACCGAAGAATCTTTCACCAACTCCCTCGGTGACCTGAAGAAGAACATTGAGTATATCATTGGAATGGAACGCCAGTCAGGTTCTATGGATGTAATCTCTCCTTTATACGTCTCTCGAATGCTAAATATTCCTTTGGAAGATGTCGAGAAAGCAATGAAGGAACTGTAA
- a CDS encoding MraY family glycosyltransferase, which yields MNTYLIYGIIFVILLTLEWAYFKVADRFNIIDKPNERSSHSTIVLRGGGVIFALSVLLWTGAQMVEGLGLRVEGQKVAQYLPFIIGLLLVAGVSFVDDIHSLPDSVRLVAQFASYGLMFWSLGVFGLFGEYGWLVGLSVMLIALIVVVGATNVINFMDGVNGITGAYAMAVFVPLALINGGFPSTDSGQALVSEGSIASGGFVDQSLIYVVMLADVVFCLFNFCPKGKAKCFAGDVGSIGVAYILLFMIGSLVLATQDVTWLILLLVYGVDGVMTICHRILLHENLGKAHRKHVYQLMANELKIGHVKVASFYALLQLAISLGFISLCPSTVAAHWIYLVCSIVVLAVAYVLFKRKYYHLHEEYLASLAK from the coding sequence ATGAATACGTACTTAATCTACGGAATCATTTTTGTGATTCTATTGACTTTGGAGTGGGCTTACTTCAAGGTTGCTGACAGATTTAATATCATTGACAAGCCGAATGAGAGGTCATCGCATAGCACGATTGTGCTCCGTGGTGGTGGCGTGATATTTGCACTTTCGGTGCTGCTGTGGACAGGCGCGCAAATGGTTGAGGGTTTAGGGTTGAGAGTTGAAGGACAGAAGGTCGCTCAGTATCTGCCTTTCATAATTGGTCTGCTGTTAGTGGCGGGCGTGAGTTTTGTGGATGACATCCACTCGTTGCCGGACTCGGTGCGACTAGTGGCGCAGTTTGCATCGTATGGTTTGATGTTCTGGAGTCTGGGTGTGTTCGGTCTCTTTGGAGAATACGGCTGGCTCGTTGGTCTTAGTGTGATGCTAATTGCTCTTATTGTGGTGGTTGGCGCGACAAACGTGATTAACTTTATGGATGGTGTGAACGGCATCACGGGGGCGTATGCGATGGCGGTGTTCGTGCCACTAGCGCTGATTAATGGAGGGTTCCCTTCGACAGACTCAGGGCAGGCATTGGTTTCAGAAGGTTCCATAGCTTCAGGTGGCTTTGTGGATCAGAGCTTGATCTATGTAGTGATGCTGGCCGATGTGGTGTTCTGCCTGTTCAATTTCTGTCCGAAGGGTAAGGCGAAGTGCTTTGCGGGTGATGTGGGCTCGATCGGGGTGGCGTACATTTTGTTGTTTATGATCGGCTCGTTGGTACTGGCTACTCAGGATGTGACATGGCTCATCCTCCTGCTCGTCTATGGCGTGGACGGTGTGATGACTATCTGCCACCGCATCCTGCTTCACGAAAATTTGGGTAAGGCACATCGCAAGCACGTATACCAGCTGATGGCGAACGAGCTCAAGATAGGTCACGTTAAGGTGGCATCGTTCTACGCCCTTTTACAGCTGGCGATCTCTCTTGGCTTTATCTCCCTCTGCCCGAGCACTGTGGCGGCCCACTGGATTTACCTCGTGTGCTCCATTGTGGTGCTCGCCGTGGCGTATGTGCTCTTTAAGAGAAAGTATTATCATTTACATGAAGAATATCTTGCTTCATTAGCGAAATAG
- a CDS encoding acyltransferase family protein: MGNACKRRSKQLLIPYLLWSLISCLIGWNLSWDKIANLLLYPDRSFWFLWILFLISVIFVGCQWVADKLKIDELLSIGLSAIALFGLMVVFEIRLFGFQFLSYYFLFYTLGYCIHRFSWLQIKNNVLVLGLFILWSFMAWFWNMHELPLWMPAIPYVPTSLLQYAYRGLTAVVALLVIFGVSPKWLNGESNVNGCFKELGSISLGLYVVHLLLLGYVRETVVSVMPNNPIWLQMGTIFIILLVLSVGIVEMLKRNKWTAKLLLGKV, encoded by the coding sequence TTGGGGAATGCTTGTAAAAGAAGAAGCAAGCAGTTATTAATTCCATACTTACTATGGTCGCTTATTTCCTGTTTGATAGGTTGGAATCTCTCATGGGATAAGATTGCAAATTTGCTTCTCTACCCTGACCGTTCATTCTGGTTTCTATGGATATTGTTCTTGATTTCTGTTATCTTTGTGGGATGCCAGTGGGTAGCTGATAAGTTGAAGATAGACGAACTGTTGTCAATTGGATTGTCTGCCATTGCCCTCTTTGGATTGATGGTGGTGTTTGAGATCCGTCTGTTTGGATTTCAATTCCTTTCATACTACTTTCTGTTCTATACCTTAGGGTACTGCATTCATCGTTTCTCTTGGTTGCAGATTAAGAACAACGTGTTGGTACTTGGTCTTTTCATCCTTTGGTCTTTCATGGCTTGGTTTTGGAATATGCACGAGTTGCCATTGTGGATGCCAGCAATTCCGTACGTGCCAACCTCGTTACTACAGTATGCTTACAGAGGTTTGACTGCTGTGGTGGCGCTATTGGTTATCTTCGGAGTTTCTCCTAAGTGGTTGAATGGTGAGAGTAATGTGAATGGGTGTTTCAAAGAGTTAGGATCGATATCTTTGGGCTTGTATGTGGTGCATTTGCTGCTGTTAGGCTATGTTAGAGAAACTGTTGTGTCAGTCATGCCAAATAACCCTATATGGTTGCAGATGGGCACAATCTTCATCATTCTCCTTGTGCTGTCGGTAGGGATTGTGGAGATGCTAAAACGGAACAAGTGGACAGCAAAGCTGCTACTAGGGAAGGTATAG
- a CDS encoding acyltransferase family protein produces the protein MKKKRIVWADSLKGLLMVLVILGHAIQTVLAEGCFNDHVFNLIYSFHMPAFMAVSGYFAYKANNFWGMLVKEEASSY, from the coding sequence ATGAAAAAGAAACGTATTGTTTGGGCAGACTCATTGAAGGGCTTACTGATGGTGTTGGTAATACTCGGACATGCCATTCAGACGGTACTGGCTGAGGGGTGTTTTAACGACCATGTGTTTAACCTGATTTATTCTTTCCACATGCCTGCCTTTATGGCTGTAAGCGGATATTTTGCTTACAAGGCAAATAATTTTTGGGGAATGCTTGTAAAAGAAGAAGCAAGCAGTTATTAA
- a CDS encoding glycosyltransferase: protein MEKFSVLMSVYCKEKPEYFDLSLGSNLIKQTLRPNEFVLVCDGELTPELEAVIDKYQKLCLDVLKVYRKENGGLGRALNFGLPKCSYSLVARADSDDICAPDRFEKQVRYFEEHPEVGIISSYIDEFNEDWKKPTHLKTLPLTHDELYEMAKFRNPLNHMSIMMRKDDVLRIGSYRHIPYIEDYELWVRAMINGIRIGNIGEVLVHARIGNGMVQRRGTKKYIKSWHLMNKDMIKAGMIGYATYARNMISIIAFVFMPVRLKGFLYKKVLRKG from the coding sequence ATGGAGAAATTCTCGGTATTGATGTCGGTTTACTGCAAAGAGAAACCGGAATACTTTGATCTTTCGCTGGGGAGTAATTTGATAAAACAGACATTGCGGCCAAACGAGTTTGTGCTGGTGTGCGATGGCGAGCTGACTCCAGAATTGGAGGCAGTAATTGATAAATATCAGAAGCTATGCTTGGATGTGCTGAAGGTATATCGCAAAGAGAATGGCGGTTTGGGTAGGGCGTTGAACTTTGGTCTGCCTAAGTGTAGTTATTCGCTTGTGGCCCGTGCTGATAGCGATGACATCTGTGCCCCCGACCGTTTTGAAAAGCAGGTGCGTTACTTTGAGGAGCATCCTGAAGTGGGTATCATCAGCTCATATATTGATGAGTTCAATGAGGATTGGAAAAAGCCTACGCATTTGAAGACTTTGCCATTGACCCACGATGAACTCTATGAGATGGCTAAGTTCCGCAATCCGCTCAATCACATGTCGATCATGATGCGCAAGGATGACGTGTTGCGTATCGGTTCGTACCGTCATATCCCTTATATAGAAGATTATGAACTTTGGGTACGTGCTATGATCAATGGTATCAGGATTGGTAATATCGGTGAGGTGCTTGTTCATGCACGCATCGGTAATGGTATGGTACAGAGACGAGGTACGAAGAAGTACATTAAGAGTTGGCATTTGATGAACAAGGATATGATCAAGGCTGGTATGATTGGATATGCTACCTACGCGCGCAACATGATTTCCATTATTGCTTTCGTCTTCATGCCTGTAAGATTGAAGGGGTTCTTGTATAAGAAAGTGCTGAGGAAGGGGTGA
- a CDS encoding Coenzyme F420 hydrogenase/dehydrogenase, beta subunit C-terminal domain has translation MNITDVSAKRNCTSCQMCAAICPKNAISIALDLNGFYRPRVDDSLCVDCGICMKVCYRFEQQIEQFGKDRLSNTILYGASAKDADVVKNTTSGGIADLLAHQLIQEGYKCVGVVYDPERDAAVDRVATTEDELVGFRGSKYIQSYALDAFKEVVENCRTEKYAVFGTPCHIYALDKYFRQRKVRDQHMLIDLYCHGCPSMNIWKKYVKDVKVKISQEKIDNANFRSKVKGWGNFYIVVDGKTIYYSNNRHNEFFDLFFSDQVLNEACNDCALRGTLAYTDIRLGDFWGKQYVMNNKGVSAVSLVTNNAKTLFGRIADKVNYKEERYEDFLPWQSWGKAHHPKSELREKLLMQLRDENVTLRESIDAIHHQQSLKRKLSRYGKNFVHALPIQVEKCIRWLFYKL, from the coding sequence ATGAATATAACTGACGTATCAGCAAAAAGGAATTGCACTAGTTGCCAAATGTGTGCTGCAATCTGCCCAAAGAATGCAATCAGTATAGCTTTGGATCTAAATGGTTTTTACCGCCCTCGTGTAGATGATAGTCTATGTGTAGATTGTGGTATCTGCATGAAAGTATGCTATAGGTTTGAACAGCAAATAGAACAATTTGGTAAAGATAGACTTTCGAACACTATTCTCTATGGTGCATCTGCTAAAGATGCTGATGTGGTAAAGAACACTACATCTGGCGGAATTGCAGATCTGTTGGCTCACCAGCTTATACAAGAGGGGTACAAGTGTGTGGGTGTCGTGTATGACCCAGAGCGAGATGCTGCAGTAGATAGAGTTGCTACTACAGAAGACGAACTTGTAGGATTCAGAGGTTCAAAGTACATTCAGTCTTACGCGTTAGATGCCTTTAAAGAAGTGGTTGAAAACTGCAGGACAGAAAAATATGCAGTCTTTGGCACCCCTTGTCATATTTATGCTCTTGACAAGTATTTTCGCCAGCGTAAGGTGAGAGATCAACACATGCTGATAGACCTCTATTGTCATGGCTGTCCTTCGATGAATATTTGGAAGAAATATGTTAAGGACGTTAAAGTAAAGATCTCACAGGAGAAGATTGATAACGCAAACTTCAGAAGTAAGGTTAAGGGTTGGGGAAACTTCTATATAGTAGTAGATGGAAAAACTATCTATTACAGCAACAATCGACATAATGAATTCTTCGATTTGTTTTTCTCTGATCAGGTGTTGAATGAAGCTTGCAACGATTGTGCACTCAGAGGTACTCTGGCTTATACCGACATCCGATTGGGGGATTTTTGGGGTAAGCAATATGTGATGAATAACAAAGGTGTATCTGCGGTAAGCCTTGTGACAAATAATGCAAAAACCTTGTTCGGAAGGATTGCGGACAAGGTGAACTATAAGGAAGAACGATATGAGGACTTCTTACCATGGCAGAGTTGGGGTAAGGCTCATCATCCAAAATCAGAACTCAGAGAAAAACTGCTTATGCAATTGCGGGATGAGAATGTGACACTCAGGGAGAGCATTGACGCAATACATCACCAACAAAGCCTGAAACGTAAGTTGTCGCGTTACGGTAAGAATTTTGTTCATGCTTTACCGATACAAGTAGAGAAGTGTATTCGATGGCTATTTTATAAACTATAA
- a CDS encoding polysaccharide pyruvyl transferase family protein, translating to MKYGIITHYDVHNHGALLQLNGLKQVLKSLGIEASALQFDKNYDFMGRAMKAKYEISFKSVGIYMKFIAERGLKSTFFNYKKSKLLNGFRKEMQLVGHYYTECGELNGVVVGSDEVFALHTGPTPAFFGHALPSKKVFAYGGCFGPTTIEEVDKWHCRAFVASGLGSMCGLGMRDQNSICIANELTGKQAELVCDPVILYGYKKEIEGKKRPMREPYLVVYAYDNKFDDQSEVIKDYAHRNGLKIVSPGFIQKWVDVNANVDPVDLLNWFQHAECVVTNTFHGCVMSIITGREMAVKMRGNANKLFNLMREYKIEERVFGEEKSLDDVFAQKVDWSVVDEQIKERRAASMDYLKRMIEK from the coding sequence ATGAAATACGGAATAATCACACACTATGATGTGCACAATCATGGAGCTTTGCTTCAGTTGAATGGTTTGAAACAGGTGCTGAAATCGCTTGGAATTGAGGCAAGCGCACTCCAGTTCGACAAAAACTATGATTTCATGGGTAGAGCCATGAAGGCAAAGTACGAAATCTCGTTCAAATCAGTTGGGATTTACATGAAGTTCATTGCTGAGAGAGGTCTCAAAAGCACATTCTTCAACTACAAGAAGAGTAAGTTGCTTAATGGCTTCCGCAAGGAAATGCAGCTCGTTGGGCATTATTATACAGAGTGTGGTGAACTGAATGGTGTGGTGGTAGGTAGCGATGAGGTATTTGCTCTCCATACCGGTCCTACTCCAGCTTTTTTTGGACACGCTTTGCCTTCCAAGAAAGTCTTTGCATACGGTGGCTGTTTTGGTCCTACTACTATTGAGGAAGTCGACAAATGGCATTGCAGAGCCTTTGTTGCAAGCGGTCTTGGTAGTATGTGCGGTCTTGGTATGCGCGACCAGAACTCTATCTGTATTGCCAACGAACTGACTGGTAAACAGGCTGAATTGGTTTGTGATCCTGTTATCCTCTATGGTTACAAGAAAGAAATAGAGGGTAAAAAGAGGCCTATGCGAGAGCCTTATTTGGTAGTTTATGCCTATGATAATAAGTTTGACGATCAATCAGAGGTCATCAAGGACTATGCTCACAGAAACGGACTTAAGATAGTTTCTCCAGGATTTATCCAAAAATGGGTTGATGTGAACGCCAATGTAGATCCTGTTGATTTGCTAAACTGGTTTCAGCACGCAGAGTGTGTAGTTACTAACACCTTCCATGGTTGTGTGATGAGTATCATTACAGGCAGGGAGATGGCTGTAAAGATGAGAGGTAATGCTAACAAACTTTTCAACCTGATGCGGGAGTATAAGATAGAAGAAAGAGTTTTTGGAGAAGAGAAGAGCCTTGATGATGTATTTGCTCAGAAGGTAGATTGGAGTGTTGTGGATGAGCAGATAAAGGAGAGACGGGCTGCATCTATGGATTACTTGAAACGGATGATTGAAAAATGA
- a CDS encoding alpha-1,2-fucosyltransferase produces the protein MKIVNILGGLGNQMFVYAMYLALKEAHPEEEILLCRRSYKGYPLHNGYELERIFGVEAPEAALSQLARVAYPFFNYKSWQLMRHFLPLRKSMASGTTQIPFDYSEVTRNDNVYYDGYWQNEKNFLSIRDKVIKAFTFPEFRDEKNKALSDKLKSVKTASCHIRRGDYLKDPIYGVCNSDYYTRAITELNQSVNPDMYCIFSDDIGWCKENFKFLIGDKEVVFVDWNKGQESFYDMQLMSLCHYNIIANSSFSWWGAWLNNNDDKVVVAPERWMNKTLENDPICDNWKRIKVE, from the coding sequence GTGAAAATAGTAAATATATTAGGAGGTCTGGGCAACCAGATGTTTGTGTATGCTATGTACCTTGCTCTGAAGGAGGCACATCCTGAGGAGGAGATTCTTCTTTGTAGGAGGAGCTACAAAGGATACCCTCTTCACAACGGCTATGAGTTGGAGCGAATTTTTGGAGTAGAAGCCCCAGAAGCAGCCCTTTCTCAACTTGCCAGAGTTGCTTATCCTTTCTTTAACTACAAGAGCTGGCAGTTGATGCGTCACTTTCTTCCTTTGCGAAAGAGTATGGCCTCTGGCACAACACAGATACCTTTTGACTATAGTGAGGTGACCCGAAATGACAATGTCTATTATGATGGGTATTGGCAGAATGAAAAGAATTTTCTGTCAATTCGAGACAAGGTTATAAAAGCATTTACTTTCCCTGAGTTTCGTGATGAGAAAAACAAAGCATTGTCAGATAAACTAAAATCTGTCAAGACTGCATCATGCCATATAAGAAGAGGTGACTATCTGAAAGATCCTATTTATGGAGTATGTAATAGCGATTACTACACAAGAGCCATTACAGAATTGAACCAATCTGTCAATCCTGATATGTATTGCATATTCAGTGATGATATTGGATGGTGTAAGGAAAACTTTAAATTTTTGATTGGAGACAAAGAAGTTGTCTTTGTAGATTGGAACAAGGGGCAAGAAAGCTTTTACGATATGCAATTAATGTCTCTTTGCCATTACAATATTATAGCCAATAGCAGCTTCTCATGGTGGGGGGCATGGCTTAACAACAATGACGATAAGGTTGTGGTTGCCCCTGAAAGATGGATGAACAAGACACTGGAGAACGACCCAATCTGTGACAATTGGAAACGAATAAAAGTAGAATAA